From a single Staphylococcus epidermidis genomic region:
- a CDS encoding cysteine desulfurase yields the protein MAEHSFDVKAVIKDFPILEQKVNNKRLAYLDSTATSQTPVQVLNVLDDYYKRYNSNVHRGVHTLGSLATDGYENARETVRRFINAKYFEEIIFTRGTTASINIVAHSYGDANISEGDEIVVTEMEHHANIVPWQQLAKRKNATLKFIPMTKDGELQLDDIKATINDKTKIVAIAHVSNVLGTINDVKTIAKIAHEHGAVISVDGAQSAPHMALDMQDIDADFYSFSGHKMLGPTGIGVLYGKRELLQNMEPVEFGGDMIDFVSKYDATWADLPTKFEAGTPLIAQAIGLAEAIRYIENLGFNAIHQHEKELTEYAYKQMLTIDGLEIYGPPKDRRAGVITFNLADIHPHDVATAVDTEGVAVRAGHHCAQPLMKWLGVSSTARASFYVYNTKEDVDQLVQALKQTKEFFSYEF from the coding sequence ATGGCCGAACATTCTTTTGATGTCAAGGCAGTCATTAAAGACTTTCCGATACTTGAGCAAAAGGTAAATAATAAACGTTTAGCATACCTTGATTCAACTGCGACTAGCCAAACACCTGTACAAGTTTTAAATGTACTAGATGATTACTACAAACGCTATAATTCTAATGTCCATCGTGGTGTACACACATTAGGGTCTTTAGCTACAGATGGCTATGAAAATGCAAGAGAAACAGTAAGACGTTTTATCAATGCGAAGTACTTTGAAGAAATTATTTTCACTCGAGGAACAACTGCATCAATAAATATAGTAGCACATAGTTATGGTGACGCTAATATTAGTGAGGGTGACGAAATTGTTGTAACAGAAATGGAACATCATGCTAATATTGTTCCATGGCAACAATTAGCTAAACGTAAAAATGCAACACTAAAATTTATTCCAATGACAAAAGATGGTGAATTGCAATTAGATGATATAAAAGCAACCATCAATGATAAAACTAAAATTGTTGCTATCGCACACGTTTCCAATGTTTTAGGAACAATTAATGATGTTAAAACTATCGCTAAAATTGCACATGAACATGGTGCAGTTATAAGTGTGGATGGTGCGCAATCAGCTCCACACATGGCTTTAGATATGCAAGATATCGATGCTGATTTTTATAGTTTTAGTGGACATAAAATGTTAGGTCCTACTGGCATTGGAGTTTTATATGGAAAAAGAGAATTATTACAAAATATGGAACCCGTTGAATTTGGTGGAGATATGATAGACTTCGTAAGTAAATATGACGCCACTTGGGCTGACCTACCAACTAAATTTGAGGCTGGCACACCACTTATTGCTCAAGCAATAGGTTTAGCAGAAGCTATACGTTATATTGAAAATTTAGGTTTTAATGCGATTCATCAGCATGAAAAAGAATTGACAGAATATGCATATAAACAAATGTTAACTATAGATGGTCTTGAAATTTACGGTCCACCAAAAGATAGACGTGCAGGGGTCATTACTTTTAATTTAGCAGATATACATCCACATGATGTAGCTACAGCTGTTGATACAGAAGGTGTTGCAGTTCGTGCAGGCCATCACTGTGCGCAACCTTTGATGAAATGGTTAGGTGTCTCTTCAACAGCACGTGCAAGTTTTTACGTTTATAATACGAAAGAAGATGTAGATCAATTAGTTCAAGCATTGAAACAAACGAAGGAGTTTTTCTCTTATGAATTTTAA
- a CDS encoding MetQ/NlpA family ABC transporter substrate-binding protein — translation MKKLFGIILVLALTIALAACGGGKDKEKTITVGASPAPHAEILEKAKPLLKKKGYDLKIKPINDYTTPNKLLDKGEIDANFFQHTPYLNTESKEKGYKIESAGNVELEPMAVYSKKYKSLKDLPKGATVYVSNNPAEQGRFLKFFVDEGLIKLKKGVKIENAKFDDITENKKDIKFNNKQSAEYLPKIYQNQDADAVIINSNYAIDQKLSPKKDSIALESPKDNPYANLIAVKKGHKDDKNIKVLMEVLQSKEIQDYIKDKYDGAVVPAK, via the coding sequence ATGAAAAAATTATTCGGAATTATTTTAGTATTGGCTTTAACGATTGCCTTAGCTGCATGTGGTGGAGGTAAAGATAAGGAAAAAACTATCACAGTAGGTGCATCTCCAGCACCACACGCTGAAATTTTAGAAAAAGCAAAACCATTATTGAAGAAAAAAGGTTATGATTTAAAAATCAAACCAATTAACGATTACACAACGCCTAATAAATTATTAGACAAAGGTGAAATCGATGCGAACTTCTTCCAACATACACCATACTTAAATACTGAAAGTAAAGAAAAAGGGTATAAAATTGAATCGGCTGGGAATGTTGAATTAGAACCTATGGCTGTATACTCAAAAAAATATAAAAGCTTAAAAGATCTTCCTAAAGGTGCAACAGTATATGTATCAAATAACCCAGCTGAACAAGGACGATTCTTAAAATTCTTTGTAGATGAAGGTCTTATTAAACTTAAAAAAGGCGTTAAAATTGAAAATGCTAAATTTGATGACATAACTGAAAACAAAAAAGATATTAAATTTAACAACAAACAATCAGCAGAATATTTACCAAAAATCTATCAAAATCAAGACGCTGACGCAGTAATCATTAATTCTAACTATGCGATTGACCAAAAATTAAGTCCTAAAAAAGATTCGATTGCTTTAGAATCTCCTAAAGATAACCCATATGCAAATTTAATTGCAGTTAAAAAAGGTCATAAAGATGATAAAAATATCAAAGTATTAATGGAAGTGCTACAATCTAAAGAAATTCAAGATTATATTAAAGATAAGTATGATGGAGCTGTCGTACCTGCTAAGTAA
- the gcvH gene encoding glycine cleavage system protein GcvH, whose amino-acid sequence MAVPSEFKYSKEHEWVKIENNVATIGITEYAQNELGDIVFVELPETDDELNEGDTFGSVESVKTVSELYAPISGKIVEVNEELEDSPEFVNESPYEKAWMVKIEISDDSQLEELLSADQYSEMIGE is encoded by the coding sequence GTGGCAGTACCGAGCGAATTTAAATATTCTAAAGAGCATGAGTGGGTTAAAATTGAAAATAATGTAGCAACAATTGGTATTACAGAATACGCACAAAACGAATTAGGTGATATCGTATTTGTTGAGCTACCTGAAACTGACGATGAATTAAATGAAGGTGACACATTCGGTAGTGTGGAATCAGTAAAAACAGTATCAGAGTTGTATGCGCCAATTTCTGGGAAAATTGTTGAAGTTAATGAAGAATTGGAAGATAGCCCAGAATTTGTAAATGAATCGCCATACGAAAAAGCATGGATGGTTAAAATTGAAATTAGTGACGATAGTCAATTAGAAGAATTATTATCAGCAGATCAATACTCAGAAATGATTGGTGAATAA
- the sufD gene encoding Fe-S cluster assembly protein SufD: MTTKTLNISEEQLVDYSKAHNEPSWMTELRKKALKLTETLEMPKPDKTKLRKWDFDTFKQHHTTGDAYTQLTDLPKSVKEIIDVENSENLIIQHNNELAYTQVSDQAKHDGVIIEGLSEALVNHSDLVQKYFMTKAVDVDEHRLTALHTALVNGGIFVYVPKNTVVEHPIQYVVLHDDEQASFYNHVIIVTEESAEVTYVENYLSTTSGEDNQLNIVSEVIAGANSNVTYGSVDYLDKGFTGHIIRRGSADADASINWALGLMNEGSQIIDNTTNLNGDRSTSALKSVVVGTGDQKINLTSKIVQYGKETDGYILKHGVMKENASSVFNGIGYIKHGGTKSIANQESRVLMLSENARGDANPILLIDEDDVEAGHAASVGRVDPEQLYYLMSRGISRAEAERLVIHGFLDPVVRELPIDDVKRQLREVIERKVSK; encoded by the coding sequence ATGACAACTAAAACTTTGAACATTTCTGAAGAACAACTTGTTGATTATTCTAAAGCGCACAATGAACCTTCTTGGATGACAGAGTTACGTAAAAAAGCGTTGAAATTAACAGAAACTTTAGAAATGCCAAAACCTGATAAAACGAAATTAAGAAAATGGGATTTTGATACGTTTAAACAACACCATACAACAGGAGATGCATACACTCAGTTAACTGATTTACCAAAATCTGTTAAAGAAATCATTGATGTTGAAAACTCAGAAAACTTAATCATTCAACATAATAATGAATTGGCATATACACAAGTATCGGATCAAGCTAAACATGATGGTGTGATTATTGAAGGTCTATCTGAAGCACTAGTCAACCATAGTGATTTAGTTCAAAAGTACTTTATGACTAAAGCAGTAGATGTTGATGAACATCGTTTAACAGCATTGCATACTGCATTAGTAAACGGTGGTATTTTTGTTTATGTACCTAAAAATACTGTTGTAGAACATCCTATACAGTACGTTGTTTTACATGATGATGAACAAGCGAGCTTTTACAATCACGTCATCATTGTTACAGAAGAAAGTGCAGAAGTTACCTATGTAGAGAACTATCTTTCTACTACTAGTGGTGAAGATAACCAACTTAATATTGTGTCAGAGGTTATCGCTGGCGCAAACTCTAACGTCACATATGGTTCAGTTGATTATTTAGATAAAGGATTTACAGGTCATATAATTCGTCGTGGTTCTGCAGATGCAGATGCTTCTATCAATTGGGCACTAGGTTTGATGAATGAAGGTAGCCAAATTATAGATAATACTACAAATCTAAACGGTGATCGTTCAACAAGTGCATTGAAATCAGTTGTTGTTGGCACAGGTGATCAAAAAATAAATTTAACTTCCAAAATTGTTCAATACGGTAAAGAAACAGATGGGTATATATTGAAACATGGTGTTATGAAAGAAAATGCATCTTCTGTATTTAATGGAATTGGCTACATTAAACATGGTGGTACGAAATCTATTGCGAACCAAGAGTCACGTGTATTGATGTTATCTGAAAATGCTCGTGGTGATGCTAACCCTATTCTTTTAATAGACGAAGATGATGTTGAAGCAGGACATGCAGCCTCAGTTGGTCGTGTCGATCCTGAGCAATTATATTATTTAATGAGCCGTGGTATTTCAAGAGCTGAAGCAGAGCGTCTAGTTATACATGGTTTCTTAGATCCAGTAGTACGTGAATTACCAATTGACGATGTAAAACGTCAACTTAGAGAAGTAATTGAGCGTAAAGTTTCAAAATAA
- a CDS encoding nitroreductase, with the protein MELQEAISNRRSVKKFKHDMVVDDQTVYDAIYKATDAPNHGMREPWRLVHISKDKLGDFSRDITRFAFPDSPDKREDHFHAVTNLGGMLLLILKDDPRQRQSRENYFAFGAFAQNLMLLLYEAGIGTCWKSPQYIFDPKIRKALGVKDNEILAGFLYLTDLEEVPTKAKRKNKNLITEFE; encoded by the coding sequence TTGGAATTACAAGAAGCTATATCTAATCGTAGAAGCGTCAAAAAATTTAAACACGATATGGTGGTTGATGATCAAACGGTTTACGATGCAATATATAAAGCTACTGACGCTCCAAATCATGGTATGAGAGAACCATGGAGATTGGTTCATATTTCAAAAGATAAACTCGGTGATTTTAGTAGGGATATCACAAGATTTGCTTTTCCAGATAGTCCGGATAAGCGAGAGGATCACTTTCATGCAGTAACAAATTTAGGTGGCATGTTGTTGTTGATTTTAAAAGATGATCCAAGACAACGTCAAAGTCGTGAAAATTATTTTGCATTTGGAGCTTTTGCTCAAAATTTAATGTTACTTTTATACGAAGCGGGTATTGGTACTTGTTGGAAGTCGCCACAATATATCTTTGATCCTAAAATACGAAAAGCTTTGGGTGTAAAGGATAATGAAATATTAGCAGGATTTTTGTATCTTACTGATTTAGAAGAAGTACCAACGAAGGCTAAACGTAAAAATAAAAATCTTATTACCGAATTTGAATAA
- a CDS encoding organic hydroperoxide resistance protein: protein MAVQYETKATNVGGRKGHVHTDDNAINVDVLPPQQADGKATNPEQLFAAGYASCFNGAFDLILKQNKVRDAEPEVTLTVRLEDDPDAESPKLSVDIHAKVKNVLSQEDAEKYLQDAHDFCPYSKATRGNIDVNLNVEVVE from the coding sequence ATGGCAGTTCAATATGAAACTAAAGCGACTAACGTAGGTGGACGTAAAGGTCATGTCCATACTGACGATAATGCAATAAATGTAGATGTATTACCACCACAACAAGCTGACGGTAAAGCGACTAATCCAGAACAATTATTTGCTGCAGGTTACGCTTCATGCTTTAATGGTGCATTTGATTTAATTTTAAAACAAAATAAAGTGCGCGATGCTGAACCTGAAGTAACGTTAACGGTACGCTTGGAAGACGATCCAGATGCCGAAAGCCCAAAACTTAGCGTTGATATTCATGCAAAAGTTAAAAATGTTTTATCACAAGAAGATGCTGAAAAATATTTACAAGATGCGCACGACTTTTGTCCGTATTCAAAAGCTACACGTGGCAATATCGATGTAAACTTAAATGTTGAAGTAGTAGAATAA
- the sufC gene encoding Fe-S cluster assembly ATPase SufC: MSSTLEIKDLHVSIEDKEILKGVNLTINTGEIHAIMGPNGTGKSTLSSAIMGHPSYEVTQGEVLLDGVNILELDVDERAKAGLFLAMQYPSEITGVTNADFMRSAINAKREEGQEINLMQFIKKLDKQMDFLDIDKDMAQRYLNEGFSGGEKKRNEILQLMMLEPKFAILDEIDSGLDIDALKVVSKGINQMRGEEFGALMITHYQRLLNYITPDKVHVMYGGKVVKSGGPELAKRLEEEGYEWVKEEFGAAE, encoded by the coding sequence ATGTCATCAACATTAGAGATTAAGGACCTACATGTGTCTATCGAGGATAAAGAAATTTTAAAAGGTGTTAACTTAACAATTAACACTGGTGAAATACACGCAATTATGGGACCTAATGGTACTGGTAAATCAACATTATCGTCAGCAATTATGGGACATCCAAGTTATGAAGTTACACAAGGTGAAGTATTATTAGATGGCGTTAATATTTTAGAGTTAGACGTTGATGAGAGAGCTAAAGCAGGCTTATTTTTAGCTATGCAATATCCATCAGAAATTACAGGGGTAACAAACGCAGATTTTATGCGCTCAGCAATTAATGCGAAACGTGAAGAGGGACAAGAAATTAATTTAATGCAGTTCATCAAGAAATTGGATAAACAAATGGACTTTTTAGATATCGATAAAGATATGGCTCAACGTTATTTAAATGAAGGTTTCTCTGGTGGAGAGAAAAAACGAAATGAGATTTTACAATTAATGATGTTAGAACCGAAATTCGCTATTTTAGATGAAATTGACTCTGGTTTGGATATTGATGCTTTGAAAGTGGTTTCTAAAGGTATTAATCAAATGCGTGGTGAAGAGTTTGGAGCATTAATGATTACGCACTATCAACGACTTTTAAATTATATTACACCAGATAAAGTACATGTGATGTACGGTGGTAAAGTTGTGAAATCTGGAGGTCCAGAATTGGCTAAACGCCTTGAAGAAGAAGGCTATGAATGGGTTAAAGAAGAATTTGGTGCTGCTGAATAG
- a CDS encoding methionine ABC transporter ATP-binding protein, translated as MIKLNQIVKRYHTKDKDVLAVDHVDLNIESGSIFGVIGFSGAGKSTLIRMFNNLESPTSGEIIIDGDNISQLSKSQLRKKRQKVSMIFQHFNLLWSRNVLKNVTFPLEIAGVPSGLAKQKALELIELVGLKGRESAYPSELSGGQKQRVGIARALANDPDVLLCDEATSALDPQTTDEILDLLLKVREQQNLTIVLITHEMHVIRRICDEVAVMENGKVIEQGAVSKVFENPQHEVTKRFVKDDLNDDFEDSLEYLEPLDHDAYIVRLNFTGENTTEPIISYMTKTHNIDVNILEADIKNTKNGSLGFLVIHIPHISEEHFKQFKHNLHEQHVNVEVLKHG; from the coding sequence GTGATTAAGCTAAACCAAATTGTTAAACGCTATCATACCAAGGATAAAGATGTTCTTGCTGTTGATCACGTTGATTTAAACATTGAATCCGGCTCTATTTTTGGTGTGATTGGTTTCTCAGGAGCTGGCAAAAGTACGCTTATAAGAATGTTTAACAACTTAGAATCTCCAACGTCAGGTGAAATCATTATAGATGGTGACAATATAAGTCAATTATCTAAATCACAGTTACGAAAAAAACGACAAAAAGTGAGTATGATTTTTCAACATTTTAACCTGCTATGGTCAAGAAATGTATTGAAAAATGTAACATTTCCATTAGAAATTGCTGGCGTTCCAAGTGGTCTAGCTAAACAAAAAGCATTGGAACTCATTGAACTTGTCGGCCTAAAAGGTCGAGAAAGTGCGTATCCGTCTGAATTATCAGGCGGACAAAAACAAAGAGTGGGTATTGCGAGAGCATTAGCTAATGATCCAGATGTATTGTTATGCGATGAGGCAACAAGTGCATTAGATCCACAAACTACAGATGAAATTCTAGATTTATTATTGAAGGTAAGGGAACAACAAAATTTAACTATTGTACTTATAACACATGAAATGCATGTTATACGAAGAATTTGTGATGAAGTTGCTGTAATGGAAAACGGTAAAGTTATCGAACAGGGAGCGGTAAGTAAAGTATTTGAGAATCCACAACACGAAGTAACAAAACGTTTTGTGAAAGATGATTTAAACGATGATTTTGAAGATTCTTTAGAGTATTTGGAGCCATTAGATCATGATGCATATATCGTGAGGTTAAACTTTACTGGTGAAAATACGACTGAGCCTATCATATCTTATATGACGAAGACGCATAACATAGATGTGAATATTCTTGAAGCAGATATTAAGAATACTAAAAACGGTTCGCTTGGATTTTTAGTTATTCACATACCACATATAAGTGAAGAACATTTCAAGCAATTTAAACATAATCTTCACGAACAACACGTTAATGTGGAGGTGCTAAAACATGGGTAA
- a CDS encoding DUF368 domain-containing protein has product MKKFKWINIFKGFGMGTSDLVPGVSGGTIALLLGIYDDFISSISGLFSRRFWPSLKFLLPILVGMLIAIGLLSQLFNYLLSQHHIPTMLFFTGLILGIIPYLLTISNFKKNFSIIHYFILLLGIAIIVVFALLNHGDKHSGETLTLSFSLIIKYFIAGVFASSAMLLPGISGSFMLLVFGVYGTLMYAISELLHFNLNALPIILIVGFGIVTGFMISSRLIQYCLHQHPTMTFALIIGFVIGSLYAVFPGFPKDLIQWIISFFLLITGFLVSYVLGKITAKNEASF; this is encoded by the coding sequence ATGAAAAAATTCAAATGGATAAATATATTTAAAGGTTTTGGTATGGGTACAAGTGATCTCGTCCCAGGTGTAAGTGGAGGGACTATCGCTTTATTACTTGGAATTTATGATGACTTTATTAGCTCAATTAGTGGTTTGTTTTCAAGACGATTTTGGCCTAGCTTAAAATTTTTACTACCTATTTTAGTAGGGATGCTAATAGCTATAGGACTATTAAGTCAATTATTTAATTATTTGCTTAGTCAACATCATATTCCTACTATGTTATTTTTTACAGGTTTGATTCTCGGTATCATCCCTTATTTATTAACCATCTCAAATTTCAAAAAAAATTTCAGTATAATACATTATTTTATTCTATTATTAGGTATTGCTATTATAGTCGTTTTCGCATTGCTTAATCATGGAGACAAGCATTCAGGTGAAACACTTACTTTATCTTTCAGTCTTATCATTAAATATTTTATCGCAGGTGTTTTCGCTTCAAGTGCTATGTTATTACCAGGCATTTCTGGATCATTTATGTTACTTGTCTTCGGAGTATATGGGACGCTAATGTATGCTATTTCTGAACTACTTCATTTTAATTTAAATGCATTACCTATCATATTAATAGTAGGTTTCGGTATTGTAACTGGTTTTATGATTTCAAGTCGATTAATTCAATATTGTCTACATCAACACCCTACAATGACATTTGCTTTGATAATAGGCTTTGTAATCGGATCGTTGTATGCAGTTTTCCCTGGATTCCCGAAAGACTTAATCCAATGGATCATATCATTTTTCCTATTGATCACTGGCTTCTTAGTAAGTTATGTTCTTGGTAAAATTACAGCAAAAAATGAAGCATCATTTTGA
- a CDS encoding methionine ABC transporter permease: MGKSYGEIFHEMVTMPNVQWPEVWQAILETLYMTVVSTLFAFVFGLILGVLLFLSAKSNSLAAKIFYTIVSFIVNLFRAIPFIILILLLIPFTSILLGTISGPTGALPALIIGAAPFYARLVEIAFKEIDKGVIEAAWSMGANTSIVVRKVLLPEAMPALVSGITVTAIALVGSTAIAGVIGAGGLGNLAYLTGFTRNQNDVILVSTVFILIIVFIIQFLGDWLTNKIDKR; encoded by the coding sequence ATGGGTAAATCTTATGGTGAAATATTTCACGAAATGGTGACAATGCCAAATGTTCAGTGGCCAGAGGTTTGGCAGGCAATTTTAGAAACTCTATATATGACTGTTGTTTCGACGCTTTTTGCATTTGTCTTTGGACTTATATTAGGGGTATTACTCTTTTTATCTGCGAAAAGTAACTCATTGGCTGCTAAGATTTTCTACACGATTGTGTCATTCATTGTTAATTTATTTAGAGCAATTCCATTTATCATATTAATTTTACTGTTAATTCCATTTACAAGTATACTTCTCGGAACAATCAGTGGGCCAACTGGTGCATTACCAGCACTTATTATTGGTGCAGCACCATTCTACGCTAGATTGGTCGAGATTGCTTTTAAAGAAATTGATAAAGGTGTTATAGAGGCTGCTTGGTCAATGGGAGCGAACACTTCGATAGTTGTGAGAAAAGTGCTACTTCCTGAAGCAATGCCTGCTTTAGTTTCAGGTATTACCGTTACTGCAATTGCTTTGGTAGGTTCTACAGCTATTGCAGGTGTTATTGGCGCAGGCGGTTTAGGTAATTTAGCATATTTAACAGGATTTACTCGAAATCAAAATGATGTCATTTTAGTTTCAACAGTATTTATTTTAATTATTGTATTTATAATCCAGTTCCTAGGGGATTGGCTTACAAATAAAATCGATAAACGCTAA
- a CDS encoding toprim domain-containing protein, with product MAIVNKVIIVEGKSDKKRVQQVIAEPANIICTHGTMSIDKIDNMIETLYDKQVYVLADSDDEGEKIRKWFKRYLSESEHIYVDKTFCEVAKCPKNYLAHVLSRYGFNVKKEKKLMNNLKTERLVLVNE from the coding sequence ATGGCTATTGTAAATAAGGTTATTATTGTTGAAGGTAAATCGGATAAGAAAAGAGTACAACAAGTAATCGCTGAACCTGCAAATATCATTTGTACACATGGCACTATGAGTATAGATAAGATAGACAACATGATAGAAACACTTTATGACAAACAAGTTTATGTTCTTGCTGATTCTGATGATGAGGGTGAAAAAATTAGAAAATGGTTTAAACGTTATTTAAGCGAAAGTGAACATATTTATGTTGATAAAACGTTTTGTGAGGTTGCTAAGTGTCCTAAAAATTATTTAGCACATGTATTAAGTAGATATGGTTTTAATGTAAAAAAAGAAAAGAAACTTATGAATAATTTAAAAACTGAAAGGCTAGTTTTAGTAAATGAATAA
- a CDS encoding CsbD family protein → MAEDKFEQAKGNIKETVGNATDNKELEKDGKGDKASGKAKEAVENVKEKANDVIDKFKGNKGD, encoded by the coding sequence ATGGCTGAAGATAAATTTGAACAAGCTAAAGGTAATATTAAAGAAACAGTAGGTAATGCTACTGATAATAAAGAATTAGAAAAAGATGGTAAAGGTGACAAAGCTTCTGGTAAAGCGAAAGAAGCTGTAGAAAACGTTAAAGAAAAAGCAAATGACGTTATTGATAAATTTAAAGGTAATAAAGGTGACTAA
- a CDS encoding thioredoxin family protein, translating to MKNIHQTEEFNSTIGSTDPVIIKFEADWCPDCKAMDMWIDPIVEKYNNYQWYVVDRDELEDVTTENDVMGIPSILIFQNGKKLAHLHSANAKSPEQVESFLTEHLDQ from the coding sequence ATGAAAAATATTCATCAAACCGAAGAATTTAATTCTACTATTGGTAGTACTGATCCAGTAATTATCAAGTTTGAAGCCGACTGGTGTCCAGATTGTAAAGCGATGGATATGTGGATAGATCCAATTGTTGAAAAATATAATAATTATCAATGGTATGTGGTCGATCGTGACGAATTAGAAGATGTGACAACTGAAAATGATGTTATGGGTATCCCAAGTATTTTAATATTCCAAAATGGTAAAAAATTAGCACACTTGCATTCAGCAAATGCTAAATCACCTGAACAAGTTGAATCATTCTTGACTGAACATTTAGATCAATAA
- a CDS encoding arsenate reductase family protein, with protein MIKFYQYPKCTTCKKAAKFLDEHDVNYESIDIVQHTPTKKEFKNIVDKTGVNINKLFNTHGIKYRELNLKEKLKNMSDDEKLELLASDGMLVKRPLAISGNHLTLGFKENEYQHQWL; from the coding sequence TTGATTAAATTTTATCAGTATCCGAAATGCACAACGTGCAAAAAGGCTGCAAAGTTTTTAGATGAGCACGATGTGAATTATGAATCCATTGATATTGTTCAACATACACCGACTAAAAAAGAATTCAAAAATATCGTAGATAAAACGGGTGTGAATATTAATAAGTTGTTTAATACACATGGTATCAAATATCGCGAATTAAATTTAAAAGAGAAACTTAAAAATATGTCTGATGATGAAAAACTAGAACTACTTGCTTCAGATGGAATGTTGGTTAAACGTCCATTAGCTATTTCTGGTAACCATTTGACTTTAGGATTTAAAGAAAATGAGTATCAACACCAATGGTTATAG
- the aroD gene encoding type I 3-dehydroquinate dehydratase yields the protein MTHVDIAATIAPEDKLSKTLLKDIKVNEESIDIIELRIDQWPSFNKALLNEVIKQLKIFHLKILVTYRTSVQGGKGAVNEQEYLNILGELIECPQFDMIDIEWSSAVKIEKYTHLVQRAQQKGLEVVLSHHNFQETPALDELKFIYFKMQKLNPEYLKLAVMPKCQEDVLHLLEAMSLTAKHTTCRIVGISMSSLGKVSRIAQGVFGGTLSYGCIEEPQAPGQIHVSKLKSMVSFYED from the coding sequence ATGACCCATGTAGATATTGCAGCGACAATTGCACCAGAAGACAAGCTTTCTAAAACTTTACTCAAAGATATAAAAGTAAACGAAGAATCAATAGATATCATTGAATTGCGCATTGACCAATGGCCATCATTTAATAAGGCATTATTAAATGAAGTGATTAAGCAATTAAAAATATTCCATTTGAAAATATTAGTAACATATAGAACTTCAGTTCAAGGAGGAAAAGGAGCTGTAAATGAGCAAGAGTATTTAAATATACTAGGTGAATTAATTGAGTGTCCACAATTTGATATGATTGATATTGAGTGGAGCAGTGCCGTCAAAATTGAAAAATATACGCATCTTGTTCAACGTGCACAACAAAAAGGGCTCGAAGTTGTTCTTTCGCATCATAATTTTCAAGAAACACCTGCTTTAGATGAACTTAAATTTATTTACTTTAAAATGCAAAAACTCAATCCTGAGTATTTAAAGCTTGCGGTTATGCCCAAATGTCAAGAGGACGTGTTACATTTATTAGAAGCCATGTCACTCACAGCGAAGCACACAACATGCCGAATTGTCGGTATATCGATGTCTAGTTTGGGTAAAGTCAGCCGAATTGCTCAAGGCGTATTTGGTGGAACGCTGTCTTATGGTTGCATAGAAGAACCACAAGCACCCGGACAGATACATGTCTCTAAGTTAAAATCCATGGTTTCTTTTTATGAGGATTAA
- a CDS encoding thioredoxin family protein, with translation MNKLKDIEDITVNFNKEKHLIFGYTPMCGTCKISERMLDIANEILQLPIKKIDLNFYPEWSKEKQIMSVPVLLLMRREEEIKRIYAFQSVTYLLENLK, from the coding sequence ATGAATAAATTGAAGGATATTGAAGACATAACTGTTAATTTTAATAAAGAAAAACATCTCATATTTGGTTATACACCAATGTGTGGAACATGTAAGATTTCTGAAAGGATGTTGGATATTGCTAATGAAATCTTACAATTGCCAATAAAAAAAATAGATCTTAATTTTTATCCTGAATGGAGTAAAGAGAAACAAATTATGTCTGTTCCTGTTTTGTTGCTTATGCGTAGAGAGGAAGAGATAAAAAGAATCTACGCATTTCAGTCAGTTACTTATTTGTTAGAAAATTTAAAATAA